A genomic region of Cannabis sativa cultivar Pink pepper isolate KNU-18-1 chromosome 1, ASM2916894v1, whole genome shotgun sequence contains the following coding sequences:
- the LOC115701991 gene encoding cytochrome P450 CYP72A616: MENCVLNLLALSSLILLPYGVAKAFYTIWWKPKSLERNFKQQGIKGTLYRPLVGDVKEYVTMITEAWDKPLNLTHQIVPRVDPFTLATVQKYGNISVVWFGTTPRLTIKDPELMKEILSNKLGHFSKPFISPVIRILTRAGLTVLDGEEWARHRRIINPAFHLERLKDMIPAFTVSCSKMIGEWKSLDVTHGTCEVDMWVEFQKLTADVISRAAFGSSYEEGKKMFELQKELILLTLEAMQSMYIPGLRFVPTKTNRRRKQLDKEITLILKEIVQNKMNAMKTGQTKVDDLLGLMLQSNNQNNLPEHTTSKKSNGLTLDEVIEECKQFYLAGQETTSSWLTWTIIVLAMHPEWQEKARDEILEVCGKKEPSFEALSHLKIVTMILNEVLRLYPPVIAQYQHAYKETKIGHITIPAGVDLNLPTLLLHHDPALWGDDAEEFKPERFSEGISKAGKDNQLAFFPFGWGPRTCIGQNFAMIEAKIAVAMILQHFSLELSSSYTHAPYTVMTLQPQHGAHVKLHQL, from the exons ATGGAAAACTGTGTACTAAATTTGCTTGCACTTTCTTCACTGATTCTGCTACCCTATGGTGTTGCCAAAGCTTTCTACACCATTTGGTGGAAACCCAAAAGTTTAGAGAGAAATTTTAAACAACAGGGAATCAAAGGCACCCTTTATAGGCCATTGGTTGGGGACGTGAAAGAGTATGTGACAATGATAACAGAGGCATGGGACAAGCCCCTCAATCTAACCCATCAAATCGTTCCACGTGTCGATCCATTCACTCTAGCTACTGTACAGAAATATG GGAACATATCGGTGGTTTGGTTTGGAACAACACCAAGGCTGACCATTAAAGATCCGGAATTGATGAAAGAAATTCTGTCCAACAAACTTGGCCACTTCAGCAAGCCTTTTATAAGCCCTGTTATAAGAATTTTGACTAGAGCAGGATTGACAGTTTTGGATGGTGAAGAGTGGGCCAGGCATAGAAGGATAATAAATCCTGCTTTCCACTTAGAGAGACTCAAG GATATGATACCAGCTTTTACAGTCAGTTGTAGTAAGATGATAGGAGAATGGAAGAGCTTGGATGTTACACATGGGACTTGTGAAGTGGATATGTGGGTTGAATTTCAAAAACTCACTGCAGATGTCATTTCTCGAGCAGCATTTGGGAGCAGCTATGAAGAAGGGAAGAAGATGTTTGAACTTCAAAAAGAGTTGATATTGCTAACACTAGAAGCAATGCAGAGCATGTACATTCCTGGTTTAAG GTTTGTTCCTACCAAAACgaatagaagaagaaaacagtTGGACAAGGAGATCACATTGATACTAAAAGAAATAGTTCAGAACAAAATGAATGCAATGAAAACAGGACAAACCAAGGTTGATGACTTGCTAGGCCTAATGTTACAATCCAACAACCAGAATAATTTACCAGAACACACAActagcaagaaaagtaatggATTGACACTTGATGAGGTAATAGAGGAGTGCAAACAGTTCTACCTGGCTGGCCAGGAAACAACATCTTCCTGGTTAACATGGACTATTATAGTCTTAGCAATGCACCCTGAATGGCAGGAAAAGGCAAGAGATGAAATCCTGGAAGTTTGTGGGAAGAAAGAACCTAGTTTTGAAGCTTTAAGCCACCTCAAGATT GTAACAATGATATTGAATGAAGTGTTAAGGCTATATCCACCTGTGATTGCCCAGTATCAACATGCTTACAAGGAAACAAAAATAGGTCACATCACCATTCCAGCCGGGGTGGATCTAAACCTACCTACGCTTCTTCTACATCACGATCCTGCACTCTGGGGAGATGATGCAGAAGAATTCAAACCGGAAAGATTCTCTGAAGGAATTTCGAAGGCAGGTAAAGACAACCAGCTAGCATTCTTTCCATTTGGATGGGGACCAAGGACCTGCATTGGACAAAATTTTGCCATGATAGAAGCAAAGATTGCAGTGGCTATGATTCTACAACACTTCTCGCTGGAGCTTTCGTCTTCATATACTCATGCTCCTTATACTGTTATGACTCTTCAACCACAACATGGAGCCCATGTTAAGTTGCACCAGCTCTAA